The following proteins come from a genomic window of Magnetococcales bacterium:
- the flgK gene encoding flagellar hook-associated protein FlgK — protein sequence MAISDILDISKQGIFVNQSALMTVSHNIANVNTEGYSRQSLRLESTPGTGNTSIGGGVSLAQVTQQVDALVEGRLELGTAEIGRLQSRERYLLLVEDVFNDMDGDGFSQRLEEFFSASDSLADNPINPVSRNELIAEADGLSRYVQDMYQSLSDMALPVDEEINVLIADINERLSNLQEINSLIISQEHTSPALDLKDQRQQMILELGELIDITTVEMDDGGVQIMTSKGQEVLVDAVYAAELTRSTDNSDSGYMGIEIAGKEFGNTGLISGGELKGLLEIRDEVIHGDDGLLTKLEAIADEIRFQVNLIHSQSVSDTMYTSQTGAFDLGNDLDVALSSLVTDTDSTSYTGAPEDLARVTTGEVTFAYGTDYTDLTLSDPIAIDASMSIEDIRDAIDASNAVSAEIVDNKLVLTATEGVYGVTSDTSGILAAMGVGVLFTGSGARDMAVEESLMDDPNQVALGQISVVTEDDGSTTLTYHDADNQGALAIGALRDDKFTLFGDTTTLVSHYATVVGLLGAEISANSEALETQQAAYSFLQDVRESISGVSLEEELTDLIKFQRAFQASSKMVTMADELLQTIVSMI from the coding sequence ATGGCCATATCCGACATATTGGACATTTCCAAGCAAGGGATCTTCGTCAACCAAAGTGCCTTGATGACGGTGTCGCACAACATCGCCAACGTCAACACCGAAGGTTACTCCCGACAGTCCCTGCGCCTGGAATCCACCCCCGGAACCGGCAACACTTCCATCGGTGGTGGCGTCTCTCTGGCCCAGGTCACCCAGCAGGTGGATGCCCTGGTGGAAGGACGGTTGGAACTGGGAACCGCCGAAATCGGCAGGCTTCAATCCCGGGAACGCTATCTGCTGCTGGTTGAAGATGTTTTCAACGACATGGATGGGGACGGTTTTTCCCAACGTCTGGAGGAGTTTTTTTCCGCCTCCGACTCTTTGGCCGACAACCCCATCAACCCGGTCAGCCGCAACGAACTGATCGCCGAAGCGGACGGGCTCTCCCGTTACGTTCAAGACATGTACCAATCCTTGAGCGACATGGCCCTGCCGGTGGATGAAGAGATCAATGTCTTGATTGCCGACATTAACGAGCGCCTCTCCAATCTTCAGGAGATCAACTCTCTCATCATCTCCCAGGAGCACACCAGCCCGGCCCTGGATCTGAAAGACCAACGGCAGCAGATGATCCTGGAATTGGGCGAACTGATTGATATCACCACCGTGGAAATGGATGACGGCGGTGTGCAGATCATGACTTCCAAAGGACAGGAAGTGCTGGTGGATGCAGTCTACGCCGCTGAGCTTACCCGCTCCACCGATAACTCTGACAGCGGTTACATGGGTATCGAGATCGCTGGCAAGGAGTTTGGCAACACCGGCCTGATCTCCGGTGGTGAGCTGAAAGGCCTGCTGGAAATACGGGACGAAGTGATCCACGGCGATGACGGTCTTTTGACCAAGCTGGAAGCCATTGCCGACGAAATTCGCTTCCAGGTCAACCTGATTCACAGCCAGTCGGTCAGCGACACCATGTATACGTCGCAAACCGGGGCCTTCGATCTGGGCAACGATCTGGATGTCGCCCTCTCAAGCCTGGTCACCGACACCGACTCCACCAGCTACACCGGAGCCCCTGAAGATCTGGCCCGGGTGACGACCGGTGAGGTCACCTTCGCCTACGGCACGGACTATACCGATCTGACTCTCTCGGATCCCATCGCCATCGATGCCAGCATGAGCATTGAGGATATCCGGGACGCCATCGACGCCAGCAACGCCGTCTCAGCTGAAATCGTCGATAACAAGCTGGTCCTGACAGCCACAGAAGGGGTCTACGGGGTCACCTCCGATACCAGCGGCATACTCGCAGCCATGGGTGTCGGGGTACTTTTCACCGGCAGCGGTGCCCGGGACATGGCAGTGGAAGAGAGCCTGATGGACGATCCCAACCAGGTGGCCCTGGGTCAGATCAGTGTCGTCACCGAGGATGATGGCTCCACCACCTTGACCTATCACGATGCGGACAATCAGGGAGCGCTGGCTATCGGCGCCTTGCGGGATGACAAGTTCACCCTCTTTGGCGACACCACCACCCTGGTTTCCCACTATGCCACGGTCGTCGGCCTCCTGGGTGCTGAAATCAGCGCCAATTCGGAAGCCCTGGAGACCCAACAAGCCGCTTATTCCTTTCTACAGGATGTGCGGGAGTCGATTTCCGGGGTCTCCCTGGAAGAAGAGCTGACCGATTTAATCAAATTTCAGAGAGCCTTCCAGGCCTCCAGCAAGATGGTCACCATGGCGGATGAACTCCTCCAGACCATCGTCAGCATGATCTAA
- the fliW gene encoding flagellar assembly protein FliW, which translates to MEIHGTRFGTLEFEENELILLKEGLLGFPLSQRYLLFPYGDDSSFFWLQSVDEPEIAFIVVNPFDFFTNLEFEVQDDDAASIGLNRGEDLEVFSLVTIPDGKPEEMRTNLAGPVVVNIRNRHGKQVLLKEYSPRQELIPQEMRGKYLQEGQVRSIQNQEHPVRMAANG; encoded by the coding sequence ATGGAGATTCACGGTACCCGTTTTGGAACTTTGGAATTCGAGGAAAACGAACTGATCCTCCTTAAGGAAGGTTTGCTCGGTTTTCCCTTAAGCCAGCGTTATCTGCTGTTTCCATATGGGGACGACTCCTCCTTTTTCTGGCTACAGTCGGTGGACGAACCGGAGATCGCCTTTATCGTGGTGAACCCCTTCGACTTTTTCACCAATCTGGAGTTTGAAGTCCAGGACGATGACGCCGCATCCATCGGCCTGAACAGGGGAGAGGATCTGGAAGTCTTCAGCCTGGTGACCATCCCCGACGGCAAGCCCGAAGAGATGCGCACCAACCTGGCAGGCCCGGTGGTAGTCAACATTCGCAATCGCCACGGCAAGCAGGTTTTGCTGAAAGAATATTCTCCGCGACAGGAGCTGATTCCTCAGGAGATGCGCGGGAAATATCTCCAGGAAGGGCAAGTCCGGAGCATTCAAAATCAGGAACACCCCGTGCGGATGGCCGCCAACGGTTAA
- a CDS encoding flagellar assembly protein FliW, which yields MEIHGTRFGTLEFNGDEVILLEEGLLGFPLSKRYLMFPYSDDSSFFWLQSVDEPEIAFIVINPFEFFSNLEFSIGDDDAIALELERSEDVEVFSLVTIPDGKPEEMRTNLAGPVVVNAANRRGRQILLKEYSPRQPLIPNQMKEEVQLLSRKDSNG from the coding sequence ATGGAAATACATGGTACCCGTTTTGGTACATTGGAGTTTAACGGGGACGAAGTCATTCTTCTGGAAGAGGGCTTGCTGGGATTTCCCTTAAGCAAACGATATTTGATGTTTCCATACTCCGACGACTCCTCTTTTTTCTGGCTGCAATCGGTGGATGAACCGGAAATCGCATTTATCGTGATCAACCCATTTGAATTTTTTTCCAACCTGGAATTCTCCATCGGCGACGATGACGCCATCGCCCTGGAGCTGGAAAGAAGTGAAGATGTGGAAGTGTTTTCCCTGGTAACCATCCCCGACGGCAAGCCTGAGGAGATGCGTACCAATCTGGCAGGACCGGTGGTGGTCAATGCGGCCAACCGCAGAGGGCGGCAGATTCTTTTAAAGGAATACTCCCCCCGGCAGCCACTGATTCCCAACCAGATGAAAGAGGAAGTACAGCTGCTGTCACGCAAGGATTCCAACGGCTAG